A window of the Desulfobulbaceae bacterium genome harbors these coding sequences:
- a CDS encoding ferredoxin, with amino-acid sequence MKIPVIDIGLCTQCEGCLAVCPEAFRMNQATFLIEVVDLAEYPDECVDEAIKICPADCIVWEER; translated from the coding sequence ATGAAAATTCCAGTGATTGATATTGGCCTCTGTACTCAGTGTGAGGGGTGTTTGGCTGTTTGTCCGGAGGCTTTTCGTATGAATCAGGCAACATTCCTGATTGAGGTCGTTGATCTGGCCGAATATCCTGATGAGTGCGTGGATGAGGCGATTAAGATCTGTCCTGCAGATTGTATTGTCTGGGAAGAACGATGA
- the sbcD gene encoding exonuclease subunit SbcD, whose protein sequence is MLRVLHTSDWHLGHNLFHQDRRYEHSQFLDWLLALLTTHQIDALIIAGDIFDTVAPSNYALTLYYDFLRRLVSDTSCRQAVIIGGNHDSAASLHAPRELLKVFNVHVVGSPDLEQPANDLILLHDPDGNPCGMVAAVPFLRERDMRRAHAGESYADKNRAYLQGVAAHYAQACSLARERIAQLSGRADGLPLIATGHLFAAGGEVSDGEREVSVGTLGGISAFSIAAGFDYLALGHLHKPQTVAGPDPIRYSGSPIPLSFSEAGSKKTVTLLHFDDRMKSPDITEIPVPLWQPMKILRGDWPVIETFFAGRDGTEDLLWLEIQLETDILGAGVQERVAELAAGKACDVLATRNYQRLLPRLMDGGDESTELLSVLTPQEVFARRLDLVEELTGEEREAVVARYRQVVDAATVAMEGAVDED, encoded by the coding sequence ATGCTTCGCGTCCTTCATACCTCAGACTGGCATCTCGGCCACAATCTCTTTCACCAGGACAGACGCTACGAACACAGCCAATTTTTGGATTGGCTGCTTGCGCTCCTTACTACCCACCAGATCGATGCCCTGATCATTGCCGGGGACATTTTCGATACCGTTGCCCCGTCCAATTATGCCCTTACCCTGTATTACGATTTTCTCCGCCGTTTAGTCAGTGATACGTCCTGCCGTCAGGCGGTGATTATTGGCGGTAATCACGACTCTGCCGCCAGTCTTCACGCCCCTCGTGAGTTGCTCAAGGTCTTTAATGTTCATGTGGTCGGCAGTCCTGACCTGGAGCAGCCGGCCAACGACCTTATTCTCCTTCACGACCCTGATGGCAATCCCTGCGGCATGGTGGCAGCGGTCCCATTTCTGCGGGAGCGGGATATGCGCAGGGCCCATGCCGGGGAATCGTATGCAGATAAGAATCGTGCCTATCTTCAAGGTGTGGCTGCTCATTATGCCCAGGCCTGCTCGTTGGCGCGGGAGAGGATTGCACAACTTAGTGGCAGGGCTGATGGCTTGCCACTGATTGCTACCGGCCATCTATTTGCGGCTGGTGGCGAGGTGTCTGATGGCGAACGCGAGGTCTCTGTCGGTACCTTGGGTGGGATCTCGGCTTTCTCGATTGCCGCCGGATTCGACTACCTGGCCTTAGGGCACCTTCATAAACCGCAAACAGTTGCCGGTCCAGATCCGATCCGTTACTCCGGGTCACCAATCCCTTTGAGTTTTTCCGAGGCGGGAAGCAAAAAAACTGTGACCCTGCTCCATTTTGATGACCGGATGAAATCGCCCGATATTACTGAGATTCCAGTGCCACTATGGCAGCCAATGAAGATTCTGCGCGGCGATTGGCCTGTGATCGAGACCTTCTTTGCCGGGAGGGACGGCACGGAAGATTTGCTCTGGCTTGAAATTCAACTGGAGACCGATATTTTAGGCGCCGGGGTTCAGGAGAGGGTGGCTGAACTGGCCGCGGGCAAGGCTTGTGATGTCTTGGCGACACGTAATTATCAACGTCTGTTGCCTCGGTTGATGGATGGCGGTGATGAGTCGACGGAACTGTTGTCCGTGTTAACGCCCCAGGAGGTCTTTGCCCGACGCCTTGACTTGGTCGAGGAGTTGACGGGGGAGGAGCGCGAAGCGGTGGTAGCCCGCTACCGGCAGGTGGTTGATGCGGCCACTGTGGCGATGGAGGGCGCGGTTGATGAAGATTAA
- a CDS encoding AAA family ATPase, which yields MRPLWRWRARLMKINALTLKNLNSLRGEFRLDFDAQPLADAGIFAITGPTGAGKTTILDAICVALYGQTPRLPPGSSAELLTRNTGECFAEVEFTVEQGRYRSRWSRRKARGRAEGNLQPTAMELVEISPEGEERIVEEQVRQVVERVESLTGLDFSRFTRSVLLAQGSFASFLKAKDNERAELLERMTGTRLYSLISVQAFSRAREERQRLDEMIAVNAHLNVMPSEQLVELRERKVTIETEIITATSAIAEQRDQAATAIRYQDLMAAINEAEQSLVVVNAEQTEATASLDRLAQAELALPLFSDVRALDALAERLDRLRAESLKLSGQSEALHKSEEEARQGRLVLDQEVERFTQTATVREEAIRTAEMMDEQIRIHGVTRISKQQAVAVADATMSTLQADAKKHRDALAESLIRLQTINAILSGSAADAGLAHDIGIIAATLRELSGGRQRYAANRREQERLSAGIARQQKEIDGLRVRQAAAGLEITAIRNRLVQCEDRLAETLHGGSWEDLESALSANRQRLSGLESVLVLEAEYQKLVAERRVKEERKKGIIEGLGSDGIRRQQLVMDQSQAEQILLLMEEKQRLAAQVAKYEADRRCLADGHPCPLCGAVSHPWQEGAPAMDENRVAVTAQRKKVAALLANLATLDGRMQELSELAKTLEHEIAALIVSHDQLRARLVRERAEVDLTAAHLTAEIKTDVVKAIALQQQRLLEARTIQAERDGLIQQLLVGEKAESAVVGELEKLLALIQDQGTAVQRFQEEDQELCARGKALGLELEGRLAIYGITLPAPGQEEATAELLHQRWQRFDQARQDRSVIESQALEVKQILSVLATQEEGLRARREQDLAAVTEVTTTIEALTVQRVAVLGSETVAAARRQLTEAWSAYAARIKESDRIISELTTHAAAALGAFTENIQQMERMAEESQRFGQALDQRLHTSGFADLTTLRQALLPEAELQSLRGVRDGFVLRRQRLDDRLREARAQRHGLGEKAAGINLEVLQITIAKAGESLSQLQQELGALSETIRRQDKLMAEHRERSALIDNQRREQRHWQLLSDMIGSADGKKFRRFAQGLTLDHLIHLANRQLVRLSDRYLLRRHQDEELGLEIIDTYQADAIRPTGTLSGGEEFLVSLALALGLARLSGQSRIDSLFLDEGFGTLDTETLETALSALSALHETGKTIGVISHVDALKERIPVQIRLRRLAGGYSNLSVVG from the coding sequence ATGCGGCCACTGTGGCGATGGAGGGCGCGGTTGATGAAGATTAACGCCCTCACCCTGAAGAATCTTAACTCTCTGCGTGGTGAATTTCGTCTCGATTTTGACGCGCAGCCGTTGGCCGATGCCGGAATCTTTGCCATCACCGGTCCGACAGGAGCGGGGAAGACCACCATTCTTGATGCCATCTGTGTGGCCCTCTACGGTCAGACCCCTCGGCTGCCCCCTGGCAGCAGCGCAGAGCTGTTGACCAGAAATACCGGCGAGTGTTTTGCCGAGGTTGAGTTCACGGTAGAGCAGGGCCGGTATCGCTCCCGGTGGTCTCGGCGCAAGGCTCGTGGCCGGGCTGAGGGCAATCTCCAGCCTACTGCCATGGAGTTGGTTGAGATCAGTCCGGAGGGTGAAGAACGGATTGTCGAGGAGCAGGTTCGTCAGGTGGTCGAGCGGGTTGAGTCCCTCACTGGTCTTGATTTTTCCCGGTTCACCCGGTCGGTGCTGCTGGCTCAGGGTAGTTTTGCCTCATTCCTCAAAGCCAAGGACAATGAGCGGGCCGAACTTCTTGAGCGGATGACTGGCACCCGTCTCTATTCATTGATCTCGGTTCAGGCGTTTAGTCGGGCTCGCGAGGAACGTCAGCGGCTCGATGAGATGATCGCCGTCAATGCCCATCTCAATGTCATGCCTTCGGAACAGTTGGTGGAACTGAGAGAGCGCAAGGTTACGATAGAGACTGAAATTATCACGGCAACCTCAGCCATCGCTGAGCAGCGGGATCAGGCGGCAACCGCGATTCGTTATCAGGATCTCATGGCCGCAATTAATGAAGCTGAGCAGTCCTTGGTTGTTGTGAATGCCGAGCAGACTGAAGCTACGGCTTCTCTTGATCGATTGGCTCAGGCGGAACTGGCCCTGCCTCTGTTTTCTGATGTGCGGGCACTGGATGCCTTAGCTGAGCGACTAGACCGCCTTCGTGCCGAATCGCTTAAGCTTTCCGGGCAAAGTGAGGCGTTGCACAAGAGTGAGGAGGAAGCTCGTCAAGGTCGGCTGGTTCTTGATCAGGAGGTTGAGCGATTTACTCAAACTGCAACAGTTCGGGAGGAGGCAATTCGTACGGCGGAAATGATGGATGAACAGATCCGTATTCATGGCGTGACCCGGATTTCTAAGCAACAGGCTGTTGCCGTTGCTGATGCCACCATGTCCACCCTTCAGGCAGATGCCAAAAAACACCGTGACGCCTTGGCCGAAAGTCTTATCCGTCTTCAAACCATTAACGCCATCCTGAGCGGGAGCGCCGCCGATGCCGGACTCGCTCACGATATCGGGATAATTGCCGCTACCCTGCGTGAACTTTCCGGGGGCAGACAGCGATATGCCGCTAATCGTCGGGAGCAGGAGCGGCTCAGTGCCGGCATCGCCCGTCAACAAAAGGAGATTGACGGCTTACGCGTACGACAGGCTGCCGCCGGTCTTGAGATTACGGCCATCAGAAACCGTCTTGTCCAATGTGAGGATCGGTTGGCCGAGACCCTGCATGGGGGCTCCTGGGAGGATCTTGAAAGCGCACTGTCCGCAAATCGACAGCGCTTATCAGGGCTTGAGAGTGTGCTGGTTTTGGAAGCAGAGTATCAGAAGTTGGTCGCGGAGAGGAGAGTAAAGGAAGAACGTAAAAAGGGTATCATTGAGGGGCTTGGTTCCGATGGGATCAGGCGGCAACAGCTAGTCATGGATCAGAGTCAGGCTGAGCAGATTTTGTTGTTGATGGAAGAGAAGCAGCGTCTCGCCGCCCAAGTCGCAAAATATGAGGCCGACCGAAGGTGTTTGGCCGATGGTCACCCCTGTCCGCTCTGTGGGGCGGTGAGTCATCCATGGCAGGAAGGAGCCCCGGCCATGGATGAGAACAGGGTGGCCGTTACAGCCCAGCGGAAGAAGGTAGCTGCGCTGCTTGCCAACCTGGCAACCCTTGATGGCCGGATGCAGGAGCTTTCCGAACTGGCAAAGACTCTGGAACATGAGATTGCTGCTCTTATCGTTTCGCATGATCAACTGCGGGCTAGGCTGGTCCGGGAGAGGGCTGAGGTTGATCTCACTGCGGCCCATCTGACAGCTGAAATCAAAACGGATGTGGTCAAGGCTATTGCTTTGCAGCAGCAACGGTTGCTTGAAGCGCGCACGATTCAGGCAGAACGGGATGGGCTTATTCAACAGCTGCTGGTTGGCGAGAAGGCTGAATCTGCAGTGGTAGGTGAGCTGGAAAAATTGCTTGCCTTGATTCAAGATCAGGGCACAGCTGTGCAACGCTTTCAGGAAGAGGATCAGGAACTCTGTGCGCGTGGAAAAGCACTGGGTTTGGAGCTTGAAGGGAGGCTCGCGATTTACGGAATTACCTTGCCCGCTCCAGGGCAGGAGGAGGCCACAGCCGAACTTTTACATCAGCGGTGGCAGCGATTCGATCAGGCCCGGCAGGATCGGAGTGTCATTGAGAGCCAGGCCCTTGAGGTCAAGCAAATTCTTTCCGTGCTGGCAACGCAAGAGGAGGGGCTTCGTGCTCGCAGGGAACAGGATCTGGCCGCAGTGACTGAAGTTACAACCACCATTGAGGCTTTAACCGTCCAACGGGTTGCGGTCCTGGGCAGTGAAACGGTGGCAGCTGCCAGGCGGCAGCTGACCGAAGCCTGGTCGGCGTATGCCGCGCGAATCAAGGAGAGTGACCGGATCATCTCCGAGCTTACAACTCACGCTGCTGCGGCGCTTGGGGCGTTTACAGAAAATATCCAGCAGATGGAGCGGATGGCAGAGGAGTCGCAACGTTTCGGACAGGCACTTGATCAACGCCTGCACACCTCAGGTTTTGCTGACTTGACGACGTTGCGTCAGGCCCTTCTGCCAGAGGCTGAGTTGCAGTCATTACGAGGTGTGCGCGATGGTTTTGTTCTTCGCCGACAGCGCCTGGACGACCGGCTGCGAGAGGCCCGCGCCCAACGGCACGGTCTTGGCGAGAAGGCAGCAGGGATTAATCTGGAGGTCTTGCAAATCACTATTGCAAAGGCAGGGGAGTCACTGTCTCAGCTGCAGCAGGAGCTAGGTGCCTTGAGTGAGACTATTCGCCGTCAGGATAAACTTATGGCTGAACACCGTGAACGTTCAGCCCTGATTGATAATCAGCGCCGGGAACAGCGGCACTGGCAGCTGTTAAGTGATATGATCGGTTCTGCAGATGGCAAAAAATTCAGGCGCTTTGCCCAGGGGTTGACACTTGATCATCTGATTCATCTTGCCAACCGTCAGTTGGTTCGGCTCAGCGACCGTTATCTGCTGCGTCGTCATCAAGATGAAGAGCTTGGCCTGGAAATTATCGATACTTACCAGGCCGATGCCATTCGCCCAACCGGCACCTTGTCCGGTGGCGAGGAATTTTTGGTCAGTCTGGCCTTGGCTCTTGGCTTGGCCAGGCTTTCGGGACAGAGCCGAATCGATTCTTTGTTCCTTGATGAAGGGTTTGGCACTCTCGATACCGAGACCCTTGAAACAGCCCTGTCCGCTCTGTCTGCCCTGCACGAGACCGGCAAGACCATCGGGGTCATCTCTCATGTTGATGCCTTGAAGGAGCGGATTCCGGTGCAGATCAGGCTGAGGAGGCTGGCAGGCGGCTATAGTAATCTCAGTGTTGTCGGTTGA
- a CDS encoding disulfide bond formation protein B — protein MNRFLDEKIISNWNLLFLCWLIAAASIAGSLFFSEVMEFAPCSLCWYQRICLFPLLFIFLTGLFPFDSNVVKYALPLTSTGCLIALYQNLLYYKIIPESLKPCTQGVSCSEGYIDLFGFLTIPMLALIGFSILTALLLILKRRISL, from the coding sequence ATGAATCGCTTTTTAGACGAAAAAATCATTTCCAACTGGAATCTTCTTTTTCTTTGTTGGCTCATTGCCGCGGCCTCGATAGCAGGCAGTCTGTTTTTTAGTGAGGTCATGGAGTTTGCGCCGTGCAGTTTGTGCTGGTACCAAAGAATTTGCCTTTTCCCCCTGCTGTTTATTTTTTTGACAGGGCTTTTCCCCTTTGATAGCAATGTGGTCAAGTACGCTCTGCCGTTGACTAGCACAGGGTGTTTGATTGCGTTGTACCAAAATCTTCTCTATTATAAAATCATCCCGGAAAGCCTCAAGCCGTGCACTCAAGGAGTTTCCTGCTCAGAGGGCTACATCGACCTGTTTGGTTTTCTGACAATCCCAATGCTTGCGCTTATCGGGTTTTCAATTCTAACAGCGTTGCTCTTGATCCTAAAAAGGAGAATCTCTTTATGA